A stretch of the Agrobacterium vitis genome encodes the following:
- a CDS encoding TetR/AcrR family transcriptional regulator, which yields MHRALFELLLDIPLDKITGAMVAERAGVGYSTYFRHYTDVSALVLDAVEILTDALAQAMMPALMRLDGAGAARAFIEAVNARRREVSALTRVGNALRAELRHQVVDRLASSPDPNATRLPRRLAIRIAVASTVELLDWWLNEEPDRSTGEISELLSSLILQPLMIRD from the coding sequence ATGCACCGTGCACTTTTCGAGCTGCTTTTGGACATTCCACTCGATAAGATTACGGGGGCTATGGTGGCCGAGCGCGCCGGCGTCGGTTATTCTACCTATTTTCGGCATTATACGGATGTTTCGGCACTTGTCCTCGATGCTGTTGAAATTCTGACGGATGCCCTGGCGCAGGCTATGATGCCTGCGTTGATGCGGCTTGATGGGGCTGGAGCTGCCCGGGCGTTTATCGAGGCCGTGAATGCGCGACGGCGGGAGGTCAGCGCCCTCACTCGGGTTGGAAACGCGCTACGCGCTGAACTCAGGCATCAAGTCGTTGATCGTCTCGCGTCTTCGCCGGATCCGAACGCGACCCGTCTGCCGCGTCGACTTGCGATCAGGATTGCAGTGGCATCGACCGTCGAACTGCTGGATTGGTGGCTCAATGAGGAGCCTGACCGGAGCACGGGAGAGATCTCGGAGCTGCTGAGCTCCCTTATACTTCAACCGCTCATGATACGAGACTGA
- a CDS encoding oxygenase MpaB family protein, translated as MSAFDELLKPPPGMDINFAQPAGEPSLAPAGGVTWRVFSNPITMFVGGVSAVLLELAEPSVRSGVWDHSSFRTDPAKRLHRTGFAAMITAYAAQSKAREVIAHVVSIHDKVRGATPDGKPYFANDPRLLNWVQATATFGFTEAYHRFAASLSSTDKDAAFAESGPSAELFGATGAPRSWREWENILAEMAPDLEGSDILGEFLAIMNQAPILPRPLRWVQRLLVRAAVDITPEPVRSLPQLRDKGLRAGEALLITVFAHVVSVVPKRHTPAAQAAKRMGIRL; from the coding sequence ATGAGTGCATTTGATGAACTTCTTAAACCGCCACCGGGCATGGATATAAACTTTGCTCAGCCCGCGGGAGAGCCTTCTCTCGCGCCGGCTGGGGGTGTGACGTGGCGCGTTTTCAGTAATCCGATCACAATGTTCGTAGGCGGCGTTTCAGCTGTTCTGCTAGAACTGGCTGAACCTTCGGTGCGGTCAGGCGTGTGGGATCACAGCAGTTTTCGGACCGATCCGGCAAAGCGCCTGCACCGCACCGGCTTTGCTGCGATGATCACAGCATACGCGGCACAATCGAAGGCCAGAGAGGTCATCGCCCATGTTGTATCGATCCATGATAAGGTCCGCGGGGCAACACCCGACGGTAAGCCCTACTTTGCGAACGATCCCCGCTTGCTCAACTGGGTTCAAGCAACTGCGACATTCGGCTTTACCGAGGCCTATCATCGCTTCGCGGCCTCGTTGTCGTCCACCGATAAGGACGCCGCCTTCGCCGAAAGCGGCCCATCAGCAGAGCTCTTCGGGGCGACAGGTGCGCCGCGTTCCTGGCGCGAATGGGAAAACATTCTCGCTGAAATGGCACCGGATTTGGAGGGCTCTGACATCTTAGGGGAATTCCTCGCGATCATGAACCAGGCGCCAATCTTGCCAAGGCCGTTGAGGTGGGTACAGAGGCTCCTCGTGCGGGCCGCCGTGGACATCACGCCGGAGCCCGTTCGGTCTTTGCCGCAATTGCGCGACAAGGGCTTGCGCGCTGGCGAGGCTTTGCTCATCACGGTTTTCGCCCACGTGGTTTCGGTGGTCCCGAAGCGGCACACGCCGGCAGCGCAGGCAGCGAAACGCATGGGCATTCGTCTTTAA